The genomic region GCGAGGCCGACGGGCCCCGATGACCAGGAGATCGCCCGTCTTCGACCGGGCCACCAGCGCATGGCGTGCGGAGCCCTCAACCAGCGCACGGTGCACGATCACGCCGGGATACTCCTTGGCGAGGCCGTCCAACGCCTCGTCGAGCAGAGCCTCGGCACTGTCCTCCTCGGCATGGGCGGGCTCCCCGGTCAGCAGCGGGTGCGGCGCCGTCCGGTGCGCCGGGCGACGCCAGGCCCGTACGGCCTCGACCTCCCACCCGCGTACCGCGGCCTCCCGGAAGGCGTACCGGACCGCTGCCGGCGCTGTGGCACCGGTTCCGACACCCAGAACGATACGGCCGACGGCGGATTGTCTGTTCTGCGCCCGGCCGCGTACGACGACGACCGGGCAGGGAGCCCGGGCAGCGAGGGCGAGACTGACCGAGCCCAGCAGGAGTTCCCTGATCGGGCCCCGGCCTCGTACACCGGTCACGACGGCGCTGGCGCGCAGTGCCTCGCGCAGCAGCGCCGACACGGGATCCTCCGGTACCACGCCCGTGCTGATCTCCAGCATCGGCGCGCGCAGCCCGGCACGACGGGCTGCTCCCGCCACGACGCTCTCCACGAGATCATGTCCGGTCACCGCATCCGAGACAACCCCGGGTGTGTCCGCCAGGGACGCGCCCTCGTACCGCTCCCAGAGCGAGGCGTGGACGACCCGCAGCGGCACCCCGTGGCGGACCGCCTCGTCCACAGCCCAGTCGACGGCGCGGAGGCTGGACTCCGAGCCATCGACACCCACAACCAGGGGTAGCGCCATGGTTCCCACCGCCTTCAGAGCGCCGAGATGCCCTCTTAGTCTCCCTCCGCCAGGCCGATGCGTCTCGTGCACCGGCAGGGAGGCATCGAGCAGCCGGACAGCGTCGGCGTCATCACCGGGCCGGTTCGTTCACCAGGGCTGCCCGACCCCTTGACGCAGTCCCGGTGGTGGAACCACGACGGGCTCATCCGGGACGCGGCCCCCTATCCGCGCTGCTGGTGACAGCAACCGGGCGGCCCTCCAGTTCGGCCACCGCGACTCCGGTCACAATCGAGGGGTGACTGGTGAGATGATCGCCGCGCCGATGTCCCGTGGTCAGGTCCCAGACCCACCTGCTGGGCCCACTCGCCAGGTCAGGAGCCCTTCGCCACCGGCTCAAGAATCGCCACGCACTCCACATGATGCGTCATGGGAAACAAATCAAACGCCCGCAACGTCCGCACCCGATACCCCCCGTCCCGGAAGTACCCCAAGTCCCGTGCCAGCGCCGCCGGGTCGCAGGCCACGTACGCGATCTTGCGGGCTCCGAGTGACGCCAGGTGCTGGACCGTCTTCTTGCCGGCGCCGGCGCGGGGCGGGTCGAGGACGATGAGGTCTACCTCGGTGATGCCGGTGCGCGGGAGGACCGCCTCGACCTTGCCCTGTTCGATGCGGACGCGGTCGAACGCGGCGAGGTTGTGCTTGGCGTCCTCCACCGCGCGCTTGCCGGACTCGATGCCGAGGACCGCGCCCTTGTCGCCGATGCGGTCGGCGAGGGCGCCCGCGAAGAGGCCGACGCCGCAGTAGAGGTCGAGGGCCATGTCGCCCTTGCGCGGGAGCAGGCCCTGCATGACGGCCTTGACGAGCGTGTCGGCCGACTTCGGGTGGACCTGCCAGAAGCCGCCGCTGCCGACCCGGTACGTACGGTCGTCGGCGCGTTCGCGCACGAAGGCGCGGCCGTGGACGCGGTGGATTCCGCCGTCGTGCTCCTCGACGCGCATGACGGAGACGGGCTTGTCGAGTTCGACAAGGGGCAGGCGGGCGCCGGGCCGCGGTTCGAGGATCACCATCCGGTCCTGCGAACCGGTCGCCGCGATCGCCTCGACCGACTCCATGCCGGACCAGTCGCGCTCCTCGATGCCCAGCTCGGAGATCCCGGGCGCGGCGATCATGCAGTGCTCGATGGGCTCGATCTCGTGCGAACGGTGGCGGCGCAGACCGGCGTTGCCGTCCTCGTCGACCGCGTACTGCACGCGCGTACGCCACGCGGGCACCTCACCGGCGGGCAGCTTGTCGCCCTCGGCCGGCATCACCGTGCCGTCCCAGCCGGCCTCCTCCGGGGTGAGGCCCGCGAGCCGCTGGAGCTGCTCGGCGATGACCTCGCCCTTGAGGCGCCGCTGCGCACCCGGCTTGGCGTGCTGCCAGTCGCAGCCACCGCAGCGGCCGGGACCCGCGTACGGGCAGGGCGCCTCGACGCGGTCCTTGGACGCCTCCAGGACCGTCACCGCGTCCGCGCGCAGGAAGCGCGAGTCCTCCTCGCCCTCCGTCACCCGTGCGACGACCCGCTCACCGGGCAGCGCGTGCCGTACGAAGAGGACCTGACCGGCCTCGGTACGGGCGACGCAGTGCCCGCCGTGCGCGACGGGGCCGATCTCGACCTCGTACTCCTGACCCACGAGCGACCCCGCCGGCGATTTCTTCGGTTCTGCCTGCATGGCGGGGTGACTCCAGATGCGAAAGGGGGAACGGCCGGACAACAGCCCACCAGTCTACGTGGACGCCACCCGACCGCTCACCACGAGCCCGCGGGCCCGTCGGTCCGAGGGCCGATCGCGCCCCCGACCCTTGAGCCGTCGGCCTCTCAGCCCCTCGGCCCCCCGCCTTCCAAACCCCTGGGCCTCTCAGCCCCTCAGCCCCTCAGCTCTTAGTCGGAGACGACGGTTCCTTCGGCCGGTCCTCTGCCGGTCCACGCCGCACGGAACCCGGCGCGTTCCACTCCTGCCGCTTGCGGGCCCGCTTCTTGGCCACCTCGGAGGACTCCAGCTGATACGGCACCGACGTCACCATCACGCCCGGCGTGAACAGCAGGCGCCCCTTGAGCCGCAGCGCGCTCTGGTTGTGCAGCAGGTGCTCGTACCAGTGGCCGACGACGTACTCGGGGATGATCACCGACACGACGTCGCGCGGGGACTCCTGCCGCAGCCCCTTCACGTACTCGATGACCGGCCGGGTGATCTCGCGGTACGGGGAGTCGAGGACCTTCAGCGGCACGGTGATGCCGCGCCGCTCCCACTCCTCGCGCAGGGCCTTCGTCTCGGCCGGGTCGACGTTGACGCTGAGCGCCTCCAGGCTGTCGGAGCGCATCAGCTTGGCGTACGCGAGGGCCCGCAGCGTCGGCCGGTGGATCTTCGAGATCAGTACGACGGAGTGGACGCGGGAGGGGCGCACGCTGTCGTCGGAGGGGCCCTCGGGCGCGGCGATCTCCTCGGTGACGCGGTCGTAGTGCTTCCGGATCGCGGACATCGTCGCGTAGAAGATCACCATGCCGAGCAGTGCGACCCAGGCGCCGTGCGTGAACTTGGTGACGAGGACGACGACCAGCACCAGGCCCGTGAAGAAGGCGCCGAACGCGTTGATCGCCCGGGAGCGGATCATGTGGCGGCGCTTGGCCTGGTCCTTTTCGGTGGCCAGGTGACGGTTCCAGTGCCGGACCATGCCGGTCTGGCTCAGCGTGAAGGACACGAACACGCCGACGATGTAGAGCTGGATGAGGCGGGTCGAGTCGGCGCCGTAGATCCAGACCAGCATGATCGCCGCGCCCGCGAGCAGCACGATGCCGTTCGAGAAGGCGAGCCGGTCGCCGCGGGTGTGCAGCTGGCGCGGCAGGTAGCGGTCCTGCGCGAGGATCGAACCGAGCAGCGGGAAGCCGTTGTACGCGGTGTTCGCGGCCAGGAAGAGCACGAGGGCGGTGGCCGCGGCGAGCACGATGAACAGGAAGCTGCCGTCGCCGAACACGGCCTCGGCGACCTGGGAGATCACCGGGTTCTGGACGTAGTCGGCGCCGACGGCGACGCCGTTCTGCAGCAGGTCTTGGGCCGGGTACTCGGCCATGCGCACGTCGGTCGCCATGGCCAGGCCGATGATGCCGCAGAACATGGTGACGGCGAGCAGGCCCATGGCGGCGAGGGTGGTCGCCGCGTTCTTGGACTTGGGCTTGCGGAAGGCGGGGACGCCGTTGGAGATCGCCTCGACGCCGGTGAGCGCGGCACAGCCGGAGGAGAAGGCCCGCAGCAGCAGGAAGACGAGGGCGAAGCCCGCGAGTCCCTGGTGCTCGGCCTTGATCTCGAAGTCGGCGGTCGGCGCCTTCATGGTGTCGTCGAGGACGAACCCACGGAAGGCACCCCACGCGATCATCAGGAAGACGCCCACCACGAAGACGTACGTCGGGATCGCGAAGAGCTTCCCGGACTCCTTGACCCCGCGCAGGTTCATCAGCGTGAGCAGCACGATCACGGCGACCGCGCAGGGCACCTTGTGCTCGACGACGAACGGGATGGCCGAGCCGAGGTTCTCGATGCCGGACGCGATCGACACCGCGACGGTCAGGACGTAGTCGACGAGCAGCGCGCTGGCGACGGTGAGGCCGGCCTTGGGGCCGAGGTTGGTGTTGGCCACCTCGTAGTCGCCACCGCCGCTGGGGTAGGCGTGCACGTTCTGCCGGTACGAGGCCACGACGGTGAACATCAGCACGACGACCGCGACCGCGATCCAGGGGCTGAAGTGGTAGGCCGACACGCCCGCGATGGAAAGGACGAGCAGCACTTCTCCGGGGGCGTACGCCACGGAGGAGAGCGGGTCGGAAGCGAAGACGGGGAGTGCGATGCGCTTCGGCAGGAGCGTCTCTCCCAGCCGGTCACTGCGCAGTGCGCGCCCGATCAAGATCCGTTTGGGCACGTCGGTCAGTTTGGACACGCAGAGGATCGTAAGCGGTCGAACACGGCCACGCCCACCCTCCCCCACCCTCGGTGTCGTTCAAAGGACAGAACGCCCGTCCTTCGTCTGCCTTCGTCCGCCTTCATCTGCCCTACGAGTGAAATCCCGTACGGGCCCGGCGGAGGATTCCACGGCCGGGCAAACCTGCATGCCTATATGAAAAAAGCCAGAACTTTGCCGCCCTCTCCCCCTTCACGGAGGTTCCATGCATGCCACCGCGGAACTCATCGGCGCCGCCGCCGGACTCGTAGGTCTGGGGATCCTCACCCTCCTCAGCGTGCGCAGCATCAGCCGCCGTTGATCGTCGGGAACCTGCGGGCGAACGTGCACGGGGGTGCCCCCGGCGGACCGCGCGTGTGTAGCTTGGGCGTCGGTCTGAGACCCTGTTTCAGCCTGAGCAGTAACTTTTCACACCGGAAGGACGGTCGTGCACATCGTCATCATGGGTTGCGGGAGAGTGGGTTCCGCTCTTGCCCAGACCCTGGAGCAACAGGGGCATACGGTCGCCGTGATCGACCAGGACCCCACCGCCTTCCGACGACTGGGCTCCGGGTTCGGCGGCCGTCGTGTCACCGGCGTCGGCTACGACCAGGACACCCTGCGCGAGGCGGGCATCGAGGACGCCGGCGCCTTCGCCGCCGTGTCCAGCGGTGACAACTCGAACATCATCGCCGCCCGGGTGGCCCGCGAGATGTTCGGCATCGAGAACGTCGCGGCGCGTATCTACGACCCGCGCCGCGCCGAGGTCTACCAGCGGCTGGGCATCCCGACGGTCGCCACCGTGCGCTGGACCGCCGATCAGATGCTGCGCCGGCTGCTGCCGTCGGGCGCCGAGCCGCTGTGGCGCGACCCCACCGGCGGGGTGCAGCTCGCCGAGGTGCACGCGTCCACGACGTGGGTCGGCCAGCGGATCAGCCGGCTCCAGGAGGAGACCGGCGTACGCGTGGCCTTCCTCACCCGGCTGGGCGAGGCGGTCCTGCCCACCTCCCAGACGGTGCTGCAGGAGGGCGACCTGGTGCACGTGATGATGCGTACGGACGACGTCGAGAAGGTCGAGGCGTCGTTCGCCGAGGGCCCTGAAGAGGAAGGCGGTCACTGATGAGGGTCGCCATTGCCGGTGCCGGCGCGGTGGGCCGCTCGATCGCGGGCGAGCTCCTGGAGAACGGGCACGAGATCCTGCTGATCGACAAGGCGCCGACCGCCATCTCGGTGGAGCGCGTCCCGCAGGCGGAGTGGCTGCTCGCCGACGCCTGCGAGATCACTTCCCTGGACGAGGCCGCGCTGCAACGGTGCAACGTGGTCATCGCGGCGACGGGCGACGACAAGGTGAACCTGGTCGTCTCGCTCCTCGCCAAGACGGAGTACGGGGTTCCGCGGGTCGTGGCCCGCGTCAACAACCCGAAGAACGAATGGCTGTTCACCGAGGCGTGGGGCGTGGACGTGGCCGTCTCGACCCCGCGTCTGATGTCGGCCCTGGTCGAGGAGGCGGTGAGCGTCGGCGATCTGGTCCGCCTGCTGCGCTTCAGCCACGGCGACGCCAACCTCGTCGAACTGACCCTGCCCCCGGAGTCCGCCCTCGCCGGCACCCAGGTCGGCGAAGTGGCGTGGCCCGAGGACACGTCCCTCGTCACCATCATCCGCGGCACGCGCGTCCTCACCCCCACCCACGAGGACTCCCTGGAAGCGGGCGACGAACTCCTGTTCGTGGCGGCTCAGGCCCGCGAGGAACAGTTGGAGGACCTGTTGTCGGTACGCCGCCAGGACGCGACGGGCTGACGACCGGACATACGTGAAGGGGGGCGCCCGGAAATCTCCGGGCGCCCCCCTTCAGCCCGTCCGGCGTTTGAGGACGAGGCCGTTCAGGCCGATAGCGGGGGTCTGGGGGCGGTAGCCCCCAGCGGCCCACACAGGCACCGGGTGCCTAATCGGCAGGCCCGTGCCTAATCCGCAGACCGAGCGGCAGCTTCCCGCTCCTTCTCCGCGCGCTCCTCCGCCTCCATCTCCGCGAAGACATCGATCGGCGGCGGCGCCTTCGCCAGGAAGACCCAGGTCAGCCACACCGCGAGCAGGAAGGGCGGGATCTTCAGAGCGATCAGGACCCAGCCGAGCTGAGTCGTGTCGGCCCACCAGTACAGCGGAAACAGAATCGCGCACTTGGCGAGCAGAATGAGCCCCCAGGCCCAACTGGCCTTCGCGTACGCCTTCTTGCGGCCGGGGTTGCGCGTGCGCCAGGAGAGGTTCTCCTTGAAGACCGGCCCGAGAATCAGCCCGATCAGCGGCACCCCGGCGAGGGTCGTGATGATGTACGCGAGGGCGAGTCCGAGCGTGTAGAGCATGCCGGGCAGATAGAAGTCCTTCGCGTTGCCCGTCATCATCGCGAAGACCACGCCGAAGGCGACACCGAAGACACCGCTGAAGGCGTGCTTGACGGTGTCCTTCATGACGAGGCGGACCACGACGAG from Streptomyces sp. NBC_00878 harbors:
- a CDS encoding universal stress protein; protein product: MALPLVVGVDGSESSLRAVDWAVDEAVRHGVPLRVVHASLWERYEGASLADTPGVVSDAVTGHDLVESVVAGAARRAGLRAPMLEISTGVVPEDPVSALLREALRASAVVTGVRGRGPIRELLLGSVSLALAARAPCPVVVVRGRAQNRQSAVGRIVLGVGTGATAPAAVRYAFREAAVRGWEVEAVRAWRRPAHRTAPHPLLTGEPAHAEEDSAEALLDEALDGLAKEYPGVIVHRALVEGSARHALVARSKTGDLLVIGARRPRGHLGPQLGLVGHTVLHHSDCPVAVVPQQE
- a CDS encoding class I SAM-dependent RNA methyltransferase, coding for MQAEPKKSPAGSLVGQEYEVEIGPVAHGGHCVARTEAGQVLFVRHALPGERVVARVTEGEEDSRFLRADAVTVLEASKDRVEAPCPYAGPGRCGGCDWQHAKPGAQRRLKGEVIAEQLQRLAGLTPEEAGWDGTVMPAEGDKLPAGEVPAWRTRVQYAVDEDGNAGLRRHRSHEIEPIEHCMIAAPGISELGIEERDWSGMESVEAIAATGSQDRMVILEPRPGARLPLVELDKPVSVMRVEEHDGGIHRVHGRAFVRERADDRTYRVGSGGFWQVHPKSADTLVKAVMQGLLPRKGDMALDLYCGVGLFAGALADRIGDKGAVLGIESGKRAVEDAKHNLAAFDRVRIEQGKVEAVLPRTGITEVDLIVLDPPRAGAGKKTVQHLASLGARKIAYVACDPAALARDLGYFRDGGYRVRTLRAFDLFPMTHHVECVAILEPVAKGS
- a CDS encoding APC family permease; translated protein: MSKLTDVPKRILIGRALRSDRLGETLLPKRIALPVFASDPLSSVAYAPGEVLLVLSIAGVSAYHFSPWIAVAVVVLMFTVVASYRQNVHAYPSGGGDYEVANTNLGPKAGLTVASALLVDYVLTVAVSIASGIENLGSAIPFVVEHKVPCAVAVIVLLTLMNLRGVKESGKLFAIPTYVFVVGVFLMIAWGAFRGFVLDDTMKAPTADFEIKAEHQGLAGFALVFLLLRAFSSGCAALTGVEAISNGVPAFRKPKSKNAATTLAAMGLLAVTMFCGIIGLAMATDVRMAEYPAQDLLQNGVAVGADYVQNPVISQVAEAVFGDGSFLFIVLAAATALVLFLAANTAYNGFPLLGSILAQDRYLPRQLHTRGDRLAFSNGIVLLAGAAIMLVWIYGADSTRLIQLYIVGVFVSFTLSQTGMVRHWNRHLATEKDQAKRRHMIRSRAINAFGAFFTGLVLVVVLVTKFTHGAWVALLGMVIFYATMSAIRKHYDRVTEEIAAPEGPSDDSVRPSRVHSVVLISKIHRPTLRALAYAKLMRSDSLEALSVNVDPAETKALREEWERRGITVPLKVLDSPYREITRPVIEYVKGLRQESPRDVVSVIIPEYVVGHWYEHLLHNQSALRLKGRLLFTPGVMVTSVPYQLESSEVAKKRARKRQEWNAPGSVRRGPAEDRPKEPSSPTKS
- a CDS encoding TrkA family potassium uptake protein, with product MHIVIMGCGRVGSALAQTLEQQGHTVAVIDQDPTAFRRLGSGFGGRRVTGVGYDQDTLREAGIEDAGAFAAVSSGDNSNIIAARVAREMFGIENVAARIYDPRRAEVYQRLGIPTVATVRWTADQMLRRLLPSGAEPLWRDPTGGVQLAEVHASTTWVGQRISRLQEETGVRVAFLTRLGEAVLPTSQTVLQEGDLVHVMMRTDDVEKVEASFAEGPEEEGGH
- a CDS encoding TrkA family potassium uptake protein, with translation MRVAIAGAGAVGRSIAGELLENGHEILLIDKAPTAISVERVPQAEWLLADACEITSLDEAALQRCNVVIAATGDDKVNLVVSLLAKTEYGVPRVVARVNNPKNEWLFTEAWGVDVAVSTPRLMSALVEEAVSVGDLVRLLRFSHGDANLVELTLPPESALAGTQVGEVAWPEDTSLVTIIRGTRVLTPTHEDSLEAGDELLFVAAQAREEQLEDLLSVRRQDATG
- a CDS encoding DUF3159 domain-containing protein; translation: MTSLDKPTEDAQRDSRAVTEAALFEAFGGLRGMIETVLPGLLFVTIYTINKDLHSAAIAALGVSILLVVVRLVMKDTVKHAFSGVFGVAFGVVFAMMTGNAKDFYLPGMLYTLGLALAYIITTLAGVPLIGLILGPVFKENLSWRTRNPGRKKAYAKASWAWGLILLAKCAILFPLYWWADTTQLGWVLIALKIPPFLLAVWLTWVFLAKAPPPIDVFAEMEAEERAEKEREAAARSAD